A stretch of Castanea sativa cultivar Marrone di Chiusa Pesio chromosome 2, ASM4071231v1 DNA encodes these proteins:
- the LOC142624090 gene encoding uncharacterized protein LOC142624090, giving the protein MSSSEEERLVQMIEDFIESESPSPIFSASSTCLPLNYHTQYLTLQEIVGSKTQAEAEVLECVLRHMRKKRGAKKTTSLKKWLVMKHKIDGYNASLCQTSWLTSLGCPAGDYDYIDITVQNGNGDPMRLIVDIDFKSQFELARPTPTYKELTNILPHIFVGTEDKLNKIISILCSAAKQSLRERGLHIPPWRTITYMQSKWLSDCHKLPTAVGSSENSHRETKGDAQNYSKWAPSPPMVNKSKRSNLAGGSGLSSQFSNMSINCC; this is encoded by the exons atgaGTAGCTCAGAAGAGGAAAGACTAGTTCAGATGATAGAGGATTTTATAGAATCAGAATCACCATCTCCCATTTTTTCTGCTTCCTCAACCTGCCTTCCTCTTAACTATCATACCCAATATCTCACTTTACAG GAGATTGTTGGGAGTAAGACACAGGCTGAGGCTGAGGTCCTAGAGTGTGTGTTGAGGCacatgagaaagaaaaggggCGCTAAGAAAACGACTAGTCTGAAAAAGTGGCTTGTAATGAAGCACAAGATAGATGGCTATAATGCTTCTCTATGTCAAACATCTTGGCTCACTTCCTTGGGATGCCCTGCTG GTGATTATGACTACATTGATATCACAGTGCAAAATGGAAATGGTGATCCAATGAGGCTCATAGTGGATATAGACTTCAAGTCACAGTTTGAGCTAGCAAGGCCTACGCCAACCTACAAGGAGCTCACAAATATACTCCCACACATCTTTGTGGGGACTGAGGACAAGCTCAACAAGATAATCTCAATTCTATGCTCAGCTGCCAAACAGTCCCTTAGAGAGAGAGGACTCCACATACCCCCTTGGAGGACTATTACTTACATGCAGTCTAAATGGCTCTCTGACTGTCACAAACTCCCTACTGCAGTAGGATCATCAGAGAACAGTCATAGAGAAACAAAAGGTGATGCACAAAATTACAGCAAGTGGGCACCTTCACCTCCAATGGTGAACAAGTCCAAGAGAAGCAATTTGGCTGGCGGGTCTGGCTTGTCTAGTCAGTTTTCTAACATGAGCATAAATTGTtgctga